From Phragmites australis chromosome 5, lpPhrAust1.1, whole genome shotgun sequence, a single genomic window includes:
- the LOC133919965 gene encoding probable E3 ubiquitin-protein ligase XBOS32 yields MGFLSLVGNSFGCSASGERLVSAARDGDLQEARALLEYNPRLARYSTFSGRNSPLHYAAAQGHHEIVTLLLESGVEINLRNYRGQTALMQACQYGHWEVVQTLMLFDANVHRTDYLNGGTALHFAALHGHARCLRLVLADYVPSIPNFCTLMNHRSSEEDSSADFDHGSLVKMVNQKADGGLTPLHMAALNGHVECMQLLLDLGASVSEVTIEDGTAIDLIGAGSTPLHYAACGGNAVCCQLLIARGACITAQNASGWTPLMVARSWNRNSIEEILSKEPEGRIRTLPSPYLCLPLMSIMSIARECGWKYLNQSPVCIDPCAVCLEGSCSVAAEGCKHELCTRCALYLCSTSYTSVSPAGAIPCPLCRHPIISFITLPGTSPIRELPRNSLSLSFCTTCPTVNSDSTASITAHLYRTEFQCGRMPPMGSSSFRSMSCQRMPAMKLNPSFCMGAMNTNPCLVRCSRFGSSLRRSASQGEASRRAWPVTFNPMVATGS; encoded by the exons ATGGGGTTCCTCAGCCTTGTGGGCAACTCCTTTGGCTGCTCTGCTTCCGGTGAGCGGCTTGTCTCAGCTGCCCGCGACGGCGACCTTCAAGAGGCGCGTGCGCTCCTCGAGTACAACCCTCGCCTTGCCCGGTACTCCACATTCAGCGGCCGCAACTCACCGCTGCACTATGCCGCTGCGCAGGGTCACCATGAG ATTGTTACTCTATTGCTTGAATCCGGTGTCGAGATCAATCTTAGGAATTACAGGGGCCAG ACTGCTTTGATGCAAGCATGCCAATATGGCCACTGGGAGGTTGTTCAAACACTGATGCTCTTTGATGCAAAT GTTCACAGGACAGATTATCTCAATGGTGGAACTGCTCTCCATTTTGCTGCACTGCATGGTCATGCCCGATGCCTTCGTCTTGTGCTTGCAGATTATGTACCAAGCATACCGAACTTCTGCACCCTGATGAATCATAGATCATCTGAAGAAGATTCATCTGCTGATTTTGATCATGG TTCTTTGGTCAAGATGGTAAATCAGAAGGCGGATGGAGGCTTAACTCCACTTCATATGGCAGCGTTAAATGGGCATGTAGAGTGCATGCAATTGTTACTGGACTTGGGAGCATCTGTTTCCGAGGTCACTATTGAGGATGGAACTGCTATTGACTTAATAG GAGCTGGTAGCACCCCACTTCATTATGCTGCTTGTGGTGGAAATGCTGTCTGTTGTCAA CTTCTTATTGCCCGAGGAGCCTGCATTACTGCACAAAATGCTAGTGG ATGGACCCCATTAATGGTAGCTCGTTCATGGAATAGAAATTCTATTGAGGAAATTCTGAGTAAAGAACCAGAGGGCCGAATACGCACCCTTCCTTCTCCTTATCTCTGTCTACCACTTATGAGTATCATGAGCATTGCCAG GGAGTGTGGATGGAAATACCTAAACCAGTCACCTGTTTGTATTGACCCCTGTGCTGTCTGCTTAGAAGGGAGTTGCTCTGTTGCTGCAGAAG GTTGCAAACATGAACTCTGCACAAGATGTGCTCTATACCTTTGCTCAACCAGCTACACGTCAGTGAGCCCAGCGGGCGCAATACCATGCCCACTCTGTCGACATCCAATCATATCTTTTATCACTCTTCCTGGTACGAGCCCAATAAGAGAGCTACCAAGAAACAGCCTTTCATTGTCATTTTGCACGACATGCCCAACCGTGAACTCCGATTCTACTGCCTCAATCACTGCCCATCTGTACCGGACTGAATTCCAGTGCGGACGCATGCCACCGATGGGCTCATCCTCCTTCCGCTCCATGAGCTGCCAGAGGATGCCAGCAATGAAACTTAACCCTTCATTTTGTATGGGTGCCATGAATACAAATCCCTGCCTTGTAAGATGCTCAAGGTTCGGATCTAGCTTGCGGCGCTCGGCTTCCCAAGGAGAGGCTAGCAGAAGAGCATGGCCTGTAACCTTTAACCCAATGGTTGCTACTGGCAGCTGA
- the LOC133917749 gene encoding transcription factor IBH1-like 1, protein MFSSPSLSMQGSKKFKNAILKNLLLGLRKKGGVEPRDMSFDERKTAIRHAADAALATARGAAPCWSRSLAAELSHGGHLRPRARRTASECKSSMMTCKRILRRRSLRPRPRTKATAKAAGVLARAMARRRAKALREIVPGGRGMDECTLLGETLDYAVSLKAQVDAMQLLLKTLQAPKNPMLKQQ, encoded by the exons ATGTTCTCTTCACCTAGTCTAAGCATGCAAGGTTCCAAGAAATTCAAGAATGCAATCCTCAAGAACCTGCTTCTAGGGCTCAGGAAGAAGGGCGGTGTTGAACCGAGGGACATGAGCTTCGACGAGAGGAAGACTGCCATCAggcacgccgccgacgccgccctCGCCACCGCGAGGGGCGCCGCGCCGTGCTGGAGCCGGTCCCTGGCGGCGGAGCTCTCGCACGGCGGGCACCTTCGTCCTCGTGCCAGAAGGACAGCTTCAGAATGCAAGTCCAGCATGATGACGTGCAAAAGGATCTTGAGAAGGAGGAGCCTCCGGCCACGGCCGAGGACGAAAGCCACAGCGAAGGCGGCCGGCGTTCTTGCGAGGGCcatggcgaggaggagggcaAAGGCGCTGAGAGAGATCGTGCCAGGAGGGAGAGGGATGGACGAGTGCACGTTGCTCGGTGAAACCCTAGACTACGCCGTGTCTCTGAAAGCTCAAGTCGATGCCATGCAGCTTCTGTTGAAGACTCTTCAGGCTCCGAAGAACCCTA TGCTGAAGCAGCAGTGA